In Stieleria varia, one genomic interval encodes:
- a CDS encoding CehA/McbA family metallohydrolase produces the protein MNILSEHLMRFSLAVGALLIAGTQTLSAQDPGVIKFKIQDEQSRSLPCRIHLFDEQGESVKVDRFPYWNNHFVCPGTADVAVPPGRYSWQIERGPEHSRLSGDAFVQSGKTTDVSKTLRRIANLKEEGWVGGDLHVHRPITEIKELMLAEDLHFAPVIGWWNTPAPDAIVVEQTEFRFDEDRIYCSQAGEDEREGGALLYFGLNKQLDLSVQSREFPSPMQFVEQARQQNQGVWVDVEKPFWWDMPTWLASGNMNSMGLAHNHMHRTSVLNNEAWGRPRDSKRLPGPHGNGLWSQEIYYHLLNTGIRIPPSAGSASGVLPNPVGYNRVYVHLADEPFTRDSWFAGLQAGRCFVTNGPLLRVAINDTWPGTVLALQEDALQVEISLQLTSNDPVSSVEVVHNGAVIKQIPCEELVDQPLNTSIAITEPGWILVRAIADVDHTFRFASTAPWYIESDSVKTRVSRTSTQFFLDWVNERIERVNANVPNAIQRDSVLRWHLQAREFWIRKRENANAK, from the coding sequence ATGAACATATTATCCGAACATCTGATGCGTTTCAGTCTTGCTGTTGGCGCGCTGCTCATCGCGGGGACGCAAACACTGTCTGCTCAAGACCCTGGTGTCATCAAGTTCAAAATCCAAGACGAACAGTCCCGATCGTTGCCGTGTCGCATTCACCTTTTTGACGAACAAGGCGAGTCGGTCAAAGTCGATCGTTTTCCTTATTGGAACAACCACTTTGTCTGCCCAGGAACTGCCGACGTGGCCGTGCCCCCAGGCCGCTATTCATGGCAGATCGAGCGCGGGCCAGAGCATTCAAGGTTGTCCGGCGACGCATTCGTGCAATCGGGTAAGACCACGGATGTATCGAAGACACTTCGACGCATCGCAAATCTCAAAGAGGAAGGCTGGGTCGGTGGCGATCTGCATGTTCATCGCCCCATCACCGAGATCAAGGAGTTGATGCTGGCGGAGGATCTTCACTTTGCTCCCGTGATCGGCTGGTGGAATACGCCTGCCCCTGATGCGATCGTGGTCGAACAGACCGAGTTTCGGTTTGACGAGGACAGGATTTACTGTTCCCAAGCCGGCGAAGATGAGCGGGAAGGCGGAGCGCTGCTGTACTTCGGTCTCAACAAACAGTTGGACTTGTCTGTCCAATCACGGGAATTTCCATCGCCGATGCAGTTTGTTGAACAAGCGAGACAGCAGAACCAGGGTGTCTGGGTTGATGTTGAAAAACCGTTCTGGTGGGACATGCCGACTTGGTTGGCCAGCGGAAACATGAATTCGATGGGGCTGGCCCACAATCACATGCACCGAACGAGTGTTTTGAACAATGAGGCTTGGGGACGTCCCCGTGATTCAAAGCGATTGCCGGGACCTCATGGCAATGGCCTGTGGTCGCAAGAGATCTACTACCACCTGTTGAACACCGGAATTCGCATTCCGCCATCTGCCGGCAGTGCATCGGGTGTCTTGCCCAACCCCGTGGGCTACAACCGCGTCTATGTCCACTTGGCAGACGAGCCATTTACTCGTGATAGCTGGTTCGCTGGACTGCAGGCGGGGCGATGTTTTGTGACCAACGGACCATTGCTGCGAGTGGCAATCAATGATACTTGGCCAGGAACTGTGCTCGCCCTGCAAGAGGATGCTTTGCAGGTAGAGATTTCACTGCAACTGACGTCCAACGATCCCGTGTCCAGTGTCGAGGTCGTTCACAATGGTGCAGTGATCAAGCAAATACCGTGCGAAGAGTTGGTCGATCAGCCGCTCAACACAAGCATTGCCATCACAGAACCCGGATGGATTTTGGTCCGAGCCATCGCCGACGTGGATCATACATTTCGATTCGCGTCCACGGCCCCCTGGTACATCGAGAGCGATAGCGTCAAGACACGGGTCAGTCGAACTTCGACGCAATTCTTTCTTGACTGGGTCAATGAACGCATCGAACGCGTCAATGCAAATGTGCCCAATGCAATTCAGCGAGACTCGGTCTTGCGGTGGCATTTGCAAGCTCGAGAGTTCTGGATCCGCAAACGCGAGAATGCCAATGCCAAATAG
- a CDS encoding CehA/McbA family metallohydrolase codes for MRILFSVLLSLSCVVVSTAAGQERSDVQRVPRQPLLAQIHRLTEAMDVVGNPFDAETLRELKKLKSLEDEANVTQQVQRLLDPYCIATVDIQDDGPPLVTIGSATTNLLEQGWRTFLVKVINKPGITGRLLVESPNAAPLPHAPASEVESRWMQLSSYEGQPMRPNLGGLELEYRILQIYSRDPGNKSALLEFTVSRGSGADSELIRQWRFDQGTDGWKAMNQCEITAKDGVLHFVSDGEDPFIGSEVKGRGGPLTLRFWAKSDVGGIGQLFWWTEDRPQASGDRQTNFVIEQGKEHLYEVSFTVDGNLAGVRLDPLVRPGTMRIDWIDLYSAQRSAEWSKLNVEFDCMPATTVTLRVFDADGQPGFGKFEIRDSKGRIYPAQSKRLAPDFFFQRHIYRGDGESISLPPDTYQIVCSRGPETIPEIKTLTVTDKPTELVYRVNRWIDPALAGWWSGDHHIHAAGCLHYENPTQGVQPHDMIRHIMGEDLKVGCCLTWGPCFDYQKRFFTGEVAEQSQYPYTLRYDVEVSGFGSHMSGHLNLLNLKQQIYPGGESKDHWPTLGLNTLRWAKQQGAVCGPAHSSIGLSRFVGRVPGTDGKDGLHDLPNFNIPAFDGIGANEFIVDVTHHVPGPDGDMVPAVDFVSAMNTQRVAEWNIWYHVLNSGFRVAVSGETDFPCMSGERVGIGRVYAKVDGELTFDKWVQSIAQGRSYVSDGNCHLLDFSATHAASQGTTHVGEQGSEMRITSGGELTFRVTAGAKLEGEPDLPIELIVNGYPVESKSIPANGMVHDVTFQRPLTQSSWVAVRAFPNAHTNPIYVVVDDKPVRGSVDSMRWCLAGVEQCWKSKQATYAPDEQAEAEAAYAHARKVFSDLIDQATK; via the coding sequence ATGAGAATTCTATTTTCCGTACTGTTGAGTCTATCGTGCGTTGTCGTTTCCACGGCGGCGGGTCAGGAACGATCCGATGTGCAGCGTGTTCCACGACAGCCGTTGCTTGCGCAGATTCACCGATTAACCGAAGCGATGGACGTGGTCGGCAATCCGTTCGATGCCGAGACATTGCGAGAGCTGAAGAAGCTGAAGTCGCTGGAGGACGAAGCGAACGTCACCCAACAAGTCCAGCGATTGCTCGATCCCTATTGCATTGCAACCGTTGACATCCAAGACGACGGCCCTCCGTTGGTGACAATCGGTTCGGCGACCACAAACCTGCTGGAACAAGGCTGGCGAACGTTCTTGGTCAAAGTCATCAACAAGCCGGGGATCACAGGGCGGTTACTGGTCGAGAGCCCCAATGCCGCACCGCTTCCCCATGCGCCGGCGAGCGAAGTCGAATCGAGATGGATGCAGCTTTCCTCGTATGAAGGACAGCCGATGCGGCCCAACCTGGGCGGCCTGGAACTTGAATACCGAATCCTGCAGATCTACAGCCGCGATCCCGGCAACAAGAGTGCGTTGTTAGAGTTCACGGTCAGTCGCGGTTCGGGAGCTGACAGCGAGTTGATCCGTCAATGGCGTTTTGATCAGGGCACCGACGGCTGGAAAGCCATGAACCAATGCGAGATCACCGCAAAGGACGGCGTGCTGCATTTCGTTTCCGACGGTGAAGATCCCTTTATCGGCTCTGAGGTGAAAGGGCGTGGTGGTCCGCTGACGCTACGTTTCTGGGCGAAATCCGATGTGGGTGGTATCGGACAATTGTTTTGGTGGACCGAAGACCGACCGCAGGCCAGCGGGGACCGGCAAACCAACTTTGTCATCGAGCAAGGCAAGGAACATCTTTACGAGGTTTCGTTCACGGTGGACGGTAATCTGGCAGGCGTTCGACTTGATCCACTGGTACGTCCAGGAACGATGCGGATCGACTGGATCGATTTGTACTCGGCACAGCGTTCCGCGGAATGGAGCAAGCTGAACGTTGAATTCGATTGCATGCCAGCGACAACCGTCACGTTGCGTGTCTTTGATGCCGACGGACAACCCGGGTTTGGCAAGTTTGAGATTCGTGATTCCAAGGGGCGGATCTATCCGGCACAGTCAAAGCGTCTTGCGCCCGATTTCTTCTTTCAAAGGCACATCTACCGTGGTGATGGTGAGTCTATCTCCTTGCCACCCGATACCTACCAGATCGTTTGCTCCCGTGGCCCGGAGACCATCCCAGAAATCAAGACACTGACGGTCACAGACAAGCCAACGGAGCTGGTTTATCGCGTCAACCGCTGGATCGATCCCGCCCTGGCCGGTTGGTGGTCGGGAGACCATCACATCCACGCTGCGGGGTGTTTGCACTACGAGAATCCCACGCAAGGTGTGCAGCCCCATGACATGATCCGCCACATCATGGGCGAAGACTTGAAGGTCGGATGCTGCCTCACATGGGGCCCCTGTTTTGACTACCAAAAACGATTCTTTACTGGCGAGGTCGCGGAACAATCGCAGTATCCCTACACACTGCGATACGACGTAGAAGTCTCCGGTTTCGGCTCACACATGTCCGGACACCTGAATCTATTGAACCTGAAGCAGCAGATTTATCCCGGCGGTGAATCAAAAGACCACTGGCCAACCCTGGGTCTGAACACGTTGCGTTGGGCCAAACAACAGGGTGCCGTCTGCGGCCCCGCTCATTCATCGATTGGATTGAGCCGCTTTGTCGGACGTGTTCCCGGCACCGATGGAAAAGATGGCCTACATGATCTCCCCAATTTCAACATCCCCGCCTTCGACGGAATCGGTGCTAATGAGTTCATTGTCGATGTCACTCATCATGTTCCCGGACCAGACGGAGACATGGTTCCAGCCGTGGACTTTGTTTCTGCGATGAATACTCAGCGTGTCGCCGAGTGGAACATTTGGTACCACGTGCTGAACAGCGGTTTTCGTGTCGCGGTCAGTGGCGAAACCGACTTTCCCTGCATGAGCGGTGAGCGTGTCGGCATCGGTCGAGTGTATGCCAAAGTCGACGGAGAATTGACGTTCGACAAATGGGTCCAATCGATCGCCCAAGGACGAAGCTACGTCAGCGACGGGAACTGTCACCTCCTTGACTTCTCGGCAACTCACGCGGCATCTCAGGGAACCACGCACGTGGGAGAGCAAGGTAGTGAGATGCGAATCACGTCTGGCGGGGAACTGACGTTCCGAGTCACAGCCGGAGCAAAACTTGAGGGTGAACCAGATCTACCCATTGAGTTGATCGTCAATGGATACCCGGTTGAGTCCAAATCGATTCCTGCCAACGGAATGGTTCACGACGTCACGTTTCAGCGTCCACTGACACAGAGCAGCTGGGTAGCCGTGCGTGCCTTTCCCAACGCACACACGAATCCGATCTATGTCGTCGTCGATGACAAGCCCGTTCGCGGGTCGGTCGACAGCATGCGATGGTGTTTGGCCGGTGTCGAGCAATGCTGGAAGTCCAAACAGGCGACTTACGCACCAGACGAGCAAGCGGAAGCTGAAGCGGCGTACGCGCACGCTCGCAAGGTGTTCTCCGACCTTATCGATCAAGCAACAAAGTAG
- a CDS encoding thioredoxin family protein, whose protein sequence is MAIRNAPFTRFRLITLFVVVALSAAVFLGVDRWLDRRPIPWRDYSRTTLNQHKDDDRPIVVFLGAGWDVNSTYVRRVAFEDPSLKRLFRRRSVVAYYADLTAPSPDSMELLRRLGTRSTPTVAVYPNGTSEDPVVLQGIVSASQIMEALKPISSGIPNVEG, encoded by the coding sequence ATGGCTATTCGCAACGCTCCGTTCACCCGTTTCCGTTTGATCACGCTTTTCGTAGTCGTCGCATTGTCTGCCGCTGTGTTTCTTGGCGTCGATCGTTGGCTTGACCGACGCCCGATCCCGTGGCGCGATTATTCACGGACAACGCTCAACCAACACAAAGACGATGATCGCCCCATCGTGGTTTTTCTTGGAGCAGGTTGGGATGTGAATAGCACATACGTTCGCAGGGTCGCGTTTGAAGATCCGTCGTTGAAACGACTATTCCGTAGGCGTTCTGTCGTTGCATACTATGCCGACCTGACGGCACCGTCACCCGACTCGATGGAATTGCTTCGGCGACTCGGTACACGTTCGACACCCACTGTTGCCGTGTATCCAAATGGAACGTCGGAGGATCCAGTGGTGCTTCAAGGGATCGTGTCAGCAAGTCAAATCATGGAAGCGTTGAAACCGATCTCGTCTGGCATACCCAATGTTGAAGGGTAA
- a CDS encoding CehA/McbA family metallohydrolase, with amino-acid sequence MPNRNRYRHIRFLPTVVVLTVLSCCHLFDMAASAHEGHTSVPANSSSEKAPLSRRVAEADQYFQLFTTLVAQWPNVLKDELIAQAVAEHQVVHGNPGAMPMESLRSKRTELCRRLENLLPAIHVDWNESSVSLRDTDSPLRICRSLTSPLLTIIHNHGDQDLTLRAVPIHSYADEQPPNYVRVAAGSEMTLLTSLCPEQKSESLDRLEISLEQPPGEGSRRSISVPVTVVEPAVIRGIVREGDRDVPGRVTVQCQDGVCRYGGEFATHSTFTDKPIIYPPIGTWQKTTFFYTAGRFEMKVPPGRTSVEVQRGFEHLPSKVEMDLNAGEIRELELECNRIVDMAEQGWISGDTHVHWVTNAWNVDEPLELLAMVQRAEDLRVANNLTLLQRYANQAFIKPSQSSMGPVAEFSNSQFHVQMGEEYRNEDLYGHLCFLNIDWLVQPIGTGSIIAGPDSLDYPINRTAIDACRDQGGISIEAHGTGGNKDVPVNVIHNATDSLDQMEPEMYYRLLDCGFRLPLTNGSDHPARTLGIARAYVKVDGPFTYAKWIEGIRRGRTFTTSGPLLFLNVNDAEIGDVIHTGATDNLRIKAKVISRHPIGRFQIVSNGKVLAEKVIDGLTSEIELSIAASESRWIVARCSNRTDGRSEFGFGDFNVITGPGVAHTSPVYVQVDARPRLDPAAAQYWAERMRMHAVEIAAKGRFANVAQQDEAVDYIEQGVAMFRSLGQQTRSARSRDESLQEAKERLANVVRRFGNTRETESVLRAISECDSQRTLSDALAPLTWLAASVNPESRVKISAKRERIELLQGRPQRFLIQLENTAGITAPLGIQAIDITADPPQAATWCDIRVIDSPFSSVYCTGAVDEFKVVEILVHEEGLREVRLVADVGQGTQDLGFRATADIQIHAEPRRAHQSVEN; translated from the coding sequence ATGCCAAATAGAAATCGCTATCGACACATTCGGTTCTTGCCAACGGTTGTTGTGTTGACCGTCCTGAGCTGCTGCCACCTTTTTGACATGGCTGCATCGGCACATGAAGGACACACGAGTGTTCCAGCGAACTCGTCGAGTGAAAAGGCACCGCTGTCACGCCGCGTCGCGGAAGCGGATCAGTATTTCCAATTGTTCACGACGTTGGTTGCTCAGTGGCCCAATGTTCTCAAGGACGAGTTGATCGCGCAAGCGGTGGCCGAACACCAAGTCGTGCACGGCAATCCTGGTGCGATGCCGATGGAAAGTTTGCGGTCGAAGAGGACCGAGTTATGTCGTCGTCTGGAGAACTTGCTGCCCGCCATCCACGTCGACTGGAACGAGTCCTCTGTTTCGCTTCGCGACACGGATTCACCGCTGAGGATTTGTCGTTCGTTGACGTCTCCGCTGTTGACGATCATCCACAATCACGGCGATCAAGACCTGACGCTCCGCGCCGTTCCGATACATTCGTATGCCGACGAGCAGCCACCGAACTACGTTCGCGTGGCTGCGGGTTCTGAGATGACACTGCTGACGAGTCTATGCCCCGAGCAGAAATCAGAATCCCTTGATCGACTGGAGATATCGCTGGAACAACCACCCGGCGAAGGGTCCCGACGCAGCATTTCCGTTCCAGTCACCGTCGTTGAACCGGCTGTGATTCGTGGAATCGTTCGCGAAGGAGACCGGGATGTTCCCGGACGCGTGACGGTGCAATGCCAAGACGGCGTTTGTCGCTATGGTGGTGAATTCGCCACGCATTCGACCTTTACCGACAAACCGATCATCTATCCGCCCATCGGAACTTGGCAGAAGACAACCTTTTTCTATACCGCCGGTCGATTTGAAATGAAGGTGCCGCCAGGGCGAACTTCGGTCGAGGTCCAGCGAGGCTTTGAACATTTGCCAAGCAAGGTCGAGATGGATCTCAACGCCGGCGAGATTCGCGAGCTGGAACTGGAGTGCAACCGAATCGTTGACATGGCCGAGCAAGGCTGGATTTCGGGCGACACCCATGTGCATTGGGTCACCAATGCGTGGAACGTCGACGAACCGCTTGAACTGTTGGCGATGGTTCAGCGAGCGGAAGACCTGCGAGTGGCCAATAATCTGACTCTGCTGCAACGCTACGCAAATCAGGCGTTCATCAAGCCGTCACAATCGAGCATGGGACCGGTCGCGGAGTTCAGCAACTCCCAGTTCCATGTCCAAATGGGCGAAGAGTACCGCAACGAAGATCTGTACGGTCACCTCTGCTTTTTGAATATCGACTGGTTGGTTCAGCCGATCGGAACCGGTTCGATCATTGCCGGCCCGGACTCGCTGGATTATCCCATCAACCGAACAGCCATTGACGCGTGCCGTGACCAAGGCGGGATCAGCATTGAGGCTCATGGAACGGGAGGCAACAAAGACGTTCCCGTCAATGTCATCCACAATGCCACCGATTCGCTGGACCAGATGGAACCGGAAATGTACTACCGTCTATTGGACTGCGGATTTCGTTTGCCGTTGACCAACGGCAGCGACCACCCGGCAAGAACACTTGGCATCGCACGGGCATATGTGAAAGTCGACGGGCCTTTCACCTACGCAAAATGGATCGAAGGGATTCGTCGCGGTCGCACCTTTACCACTTCAGGTCCTTTGCTATTTCTCAACGTCAATGATGCAGAGATCGGTGACGTGATTCACACCGGTGCCACTGACAATTTGCGAATCAAAGCGAAAGTGATTTCTCGTCATCCCATCGGACGTTTTCAAATTGTCTCCAACGGGAAGGTCTTGGCAGAGAAAGTCATCGATGGATTGACGTCAGAAATCGAACTGTCCATCGCAGCAAGTGAGAGCCGTTGGATTGTCGCCCGTTGCAGCAACCGCACCGATGGACGGTCCGAGTTTGGGTTCGGCGATTTCAATGTCATCACGGGTCCCGGTGTGGCCCACACCAGTCCGGTGTACGTCCAGGTCGATGCGCGACCACGACTGGATCCCGCTGCAGCCCAGTACTGGGCGGAACGCATGCGAATGCACGCCGTTGAGATCGCAGCCAAGGGCAGATTCGCCAATGTCGCTCAGCAGGACGAGGCCGTCGACTACATCGAGCAAGGTGTCGCGATGTTTAGGTCACTCGGGCAACAAACCCGATCGGCTCGCAGTCGTGATGAATCGCTGCAGGAAGCGAAAGAACGTCTTGCGAATGTCGTCCGTCGATTTGGGAACACGCGAGAGACCGAGAGTGTGCTCCGGGCGATCTCGGAATGTGATTCGCAACGTACGCTCAGCGACGCATTGGCGCCGCTGACGTGGTTGGCTGCATCGGTGAACCCTGAATCTCGCGTCAAGATTTCTGCCAAACGCGAGCGTATCGAGTTGCTTCAGGGGCGACCCCAACGCTTTTTGATTCAGTTGGAGAATACGGCCGGCATCACAGCGCCGTTGGGGATTCAGGCAATCGATATCACTGCCGATCCGCCGCAGGCTGCAACTTGGTGTGATATCCGAGTCATCGACAGCCCTTTCTCGTCAGTCTACTGCACCGGGGCCGTCGATGAGTTCAAGGTCGTCGAGATCTTGGTACACGAAGAGGGACTGCGTGAGGTTCGTTTGGTCGCTGACGTCGGCCAGGGAACTCAGGATCTGGGCTTCCGAGCCACCGCCGATATTCAAATTCATGCCGAACCACGACGAGCACACCAATCCGTTGAGAACTGA